A single genomic interval of Caballeronia sp. NK8 harbors:
- a CDS encoding ABC transporter substrate-binding protein yields the protein MTMTRRDVMRLAGATFALGAAGLPLAACAKESQPQPNLALASYEGPDRAEKILAAAKEEGELNFYTSIAQPDVAPLIDPFESRYGIKVNVWRAGDEQVVQRIVAESQGHRYIVDAVHTGSSYLDALRREKLLAPVSSPVLAELAPHVVPEHRQWASTMLSVWVQAYNTRLIKPADLPKTYDDLLASHWKGKLGIEAKSADWFATVATQMGRDKGIEFFRTLVDTNGVAARTGNSLLNNLVVAGEVPLALEVYNYMPAQAKRRGAPIDWFVLQPAAARANGVALLTHAPHPAAALLLYDYLLSVDAQRILVSRDYVPTNRNVASPMQGVNVALADPAMTMQERGQWNRTFNKIFLHASGS from the coding sequence ATGACAATGACGAGAAGAGACGTGATGCGGCTTGCCGGCGCGACCTTCGCGCTCGGCGCGGCCGGACTTCCGCTCGCGGCCTGCGCGAAAGAATCGCAGCCGCAGCCGAATCTCGCGCTGGCGTCATACGAAGGTCCGGATCGCGCCGAAAAGATTCTCGCTGCCGCGAAGGAAGAAGGCGAACTGAACTTCTATACGTCGATCGCGCAGCCCGATGTCGCGCCGCTCATCGATCCTTTCGAATCGCGCTATGGCATCAAGGTCAATGTCTGGCGCGCGGGCGACGAGCAAGTGGTGCAACGCATCGTCGCGGAATCGCAGGGGCATCGTTATATCGTCGATGCGGTGCATACCGGTTCGTCGTATCTCGATGCGCTGCGGCGCGAGAAACTGCTCGCGCCGGTTTCATCGCCCGTGCTCGCGGAACTTGCACCGCATGTCGTGCCCGAGCATCGGCAATGGGCATCGACGATGCTCTCGGTCTGGGTGCAGGCGTACAACACGCGGCTCATCAAACCCGCCGATCTGCCGAAGACCTACGACGATCTGCTCGCTTCGCACTGGAAGGGCAAGCTCGGCATCGAAGCGAAAAGCGCCGACTGGTTCGCGACAGTCGCGACGCAGATGGGCCGCGACAAGGGCATCGAGTTCTTCCGCACGCTGGTCGATACGAACGGCGTCGCGGCCCGCACGGGCAATTCGTTGCTGAACAATCTCGTGGTGGCGGGCGAAGTGCCGCTCGCGCTGGAGGTCTACAACTACATGCCCGCGCAGGCGAAGCGCCGTGGCGCGCCGATCGACTGGTTCGTTTTGCAGCCGGCGGCGGCCCGCGCGAACGGCGTCGCGCTCTTGACGCACGCGCCGCATCCGGCGGCCGCGCTGCTGCTCTATGACTATCTGCTATCGGTCGATGCGCAGCGCATTCTCGTGTCGCGCGACTATGTGCCGACGAATCGCAATGTCGCTTCGCCGATGCAGGGCGTCAACGTCGCGCTCGCCGATCCGGCCATGACGATGCAGGAACGAGGCCAATGGAACAGAACGTTCAACAAGATCTTCCTGCACGCATCGGGCTCGTGA
- a CDS encoding glyoxalase, with protein sequence MNQLLALRPFVPAKDFDLSKRFYEALGFRITHQDDNIAMLKSGSFSFILQNFYVKEFAENCMLQMLVRDVDAWWRETNPEALGERFPVNPARAPAIQSWGMKVGFVFDPSGVLWHVGEVPF encoded by the coding sequence ATGAACCAACTCCTCGCCCTGCGCCCTTTCGTTCCTGCCAAGGATTTCGATCTGTCCAAACGCTTCTACGAAGCACTGGGCTTTCGCATCACGCATCAGGACGACAACATCGCGATGCTGAAGTCCGGCAGCTTCAGCTTCATCCTGCAGAACTTCTATGTGAAGGAATTCGCGGAAAACTGCATGCTGCAAATGCTCGTACGCGATGTCGACGCCTGGTGGCGCGAGACGAATCCCGAGGCACTGGGCGAGCGCTTTCCCGTCAATCCCGCTCGCGCGCCCGCGATACAAAGCTGGGGCATGAAGGTCGGCTTCGTGTTCGATCCTTCGGGCGTGCTGTGGCACGTGGGCGAAGTGCCCTTCTGA
- a CDS encoding alcohol dehydrogenase catalytic domain-containing protein has protein sequence MADSEMTAIVCRAPKDYRVERVQRPSAARNELVIRIAACGICASDCKCWSGAKMFWGGPNPWVKAPVIPGHEFFGYVEELGEGAQEHFGVRKGDRVIAEQIVPCAKCRYCKSGEYWMCEVHNIFGFQREVADGGMAEYMRFPPTAIVHKIPDGISLEDAAIIEPLACAIHTVNRGDIQLNDVVVIAGAGPLGLMMTQVAHLKTPKKLVVIDLVEERLALAREYGADITINPKTDDALETIRSITDRYGCDVYIETTGAPAGVTQGLELIRKLGRFVEFSVFGADTTVDWSIIGDRKELDVRGAHLGPYCYPIAIDLLARGLVTSKGIVTHGFTLEEWDEAIAVANSLDSIKVLLKPK, from the coding sequence ATGGCCGATTCAGAGATGACGGCGATCGTATGCCGCGCACCGAAGGACTATCGGGTGGAGCGCGTGCAGCGTCCGAGCGCCGCGAGAAACGAACTCGTGATTCGCATCGCCGCATGCGGCATCTGCGCGAGCGACTGCAAATGCTGGTCGGGGGCGAAGATGTTCTGGGGCGGTCCCAACCCGTGGGTGAAGGCGCCGGTCATTCCGGGACATGAGTTCTTCGGTTATGTCGAAGAACTGGGCGAAGGCGCGCAAGAGCACTTCGGCGTGCGGAAGGGCGATCGCGTGATCGCCGAGCAGATCGTGCCCTGCGCGAAATGCCGCTATTGCAAGTCCGGCGAATACTGGATGTGCGAAGTGCACAATATCTTCGGCTTTCAGCGCGAAGTGGCCGATGGCGGCATGGCCGAGTACATGCGCTTTCCGCCGACGGCGATCGTCCACAAGATTCCCGATGGCATCTCGCTCGAAGACGCGGCGATCATCGAGCCGCTCGCCTGCGCGATCCATACGGTGAATCGCGGCGATATCCAGTTGAATGACGTCGTCGTGATCGCGGGAGCCGGGCCGCTCGGCCTGATGATGACGCAGGTCGCGCATCTGAAGACGCCGAAGAAGCTCGTCGTGATCGATCTCGTCGAAGAGCGTCTCGCCCTGGCGCGCGAATACGGCGCGGACATCACGATCAACCCGAAGACCGACGACGCGCTGGAGACGATCCGCTCGATCACCGATCGCTACGGCTGCGACGTGTATATCGAAACGACGGGTGCGCCCGCGGGCGTGACACAAGGGCTGGAACTGATTCGCAAGCTCGGACGCTTCGTCGAGTTCTCGGTGTTCGGCGCCGATACGACTGTCGACTGGTCGATCATCGGCGACCGCAAGGAACTCGACGTGCGCGGCGCGCATCTCGGGCCGTATTGTTATCCGATCGCGATTGATCTGCTCGCGCGCGGCCTCGTCACGTCGAAGGGCATCGTCACGCACGGCTTCACGCTGGAAGAGTGGGACGAGGCTATCGCGGTCGCGAATTCGCTCGACTCGATCAAGGTGCTGCTCAAGCCGAAGTGA
- a CDS encoding NAD(P)-dependent alcohol dehydrogenase encodes MEALVLEEAKRISLRPFSLPQVVGPRDVRIRIHTVGICGSDIHYYQHGRIGPFVVNEPMVLGHEASGTVVEVGEEVRHLKAGDRVCMEPGVPDMESRASREGLYNLDPKVRFWATPPVHGCLAPFVVHPAAFTYKLPDNVSFAEGAIVEPLSIGLQAAKKAAIKPGDVAVVLGAGTIGMMCALAALAGGCSRAIVCDLVPEKLDLIGGVQGVTAVNIREQRALDVVHELTDGWGANIVFEASGNEKAFEGIVDLLCPGGCLVLVGMPQRAIPLDVVAVQIKEARIESVFRYANIFPRAIQLIASGRLDVKPFISRTFPFAEGIRAFEEAASGVPTDVKVQIVLEA; translated from the coding sequence ATGGAAGCACTGGTTCTAGAGGAAGCAAAACGCATCAGCCTGCGTCCGTTCAGCCTGCCGCAGGTCGTGGGCCCGCGCGACGTGCGTATCAGGATTCATACGGTCGGCATTTGCGGCAGCGACATTCACTACTATCAGCACGGCCGCATCGGGCCTTTCGTCGTGAACGAACCGATGGTGCTGGGGCACGAGGCATCGGGCACGGTCGTCGAAGTCGGCGAGGAGGTGAGGCATCTGAAGGCGGGCGATCGCGTGTGCATGGAACCGGGCGTGCCGGACATGGAGTCGCGCGCGTCGCGCGAAGGTCTCTATAACCTCGATCCCAAAGTGCGCTTCTGGGCGACGCCGCCGGTGCATGGCTGCCTCGCGCCTTTTGTCGTGCACCCGGCCGCGTTCACGTACAAGCTGCCGGACAACGTGAGCTTTGCGGAAGGTGCGATCGTCGAGCCATTGTCGATCGGCTTGCAGGCCGCGAAGAAAGCGGCGATCAAGCCGGGCGATGTGGCCGTGGTGCTCGGCGCGGGGACGATCGGCATGATGTGCGCGCTCGCCGCGCTCGCGGGCGGATGCAGCCGTGCGATCGTGTGCGATCTCGTGCCGGAGAAGCTCGATCTGATCGGTGGCGTGCAGGGCGTCACGGCGGTGAACATCCGTGAGCAGCGCGCGCTCGACGTGGTGCATGAACTCACGGACGGCTGGGGCGCGAACATCGTGTTCGAGGCGAGCGGCAACGAGAAGGCATTCGAAGGCATCGTCGATCTGTTGTGTCCGGGCGGTTGCCTCGTGCTCGTAGGCATGCCGCAGCGCGCGATTCCGCTCGATGTCGTCGCGGTGCAGATCAAGGAAGCGCGCATCGAATCGGTATTTCGCTATGCAAACATTTTTCCTCGCGCGATTCAGTTGATCGCCTCCGGCAGGCTCGACGTAAAACCGTTCATCTCGCGGACCTTCCCGTTTGCGGAAGGCATCAGGGCGTTCGAGGAAGCGGCGAGCGGCGTGCCGACCGACGTGAAGGTGCAGATCGTCCTGGAAGCATGA
- a CDS encoding SDR family oxidoreductase, translating into MTTIDRNREFAGKTVLVTGAGKGIGHATVHLLIERGARVIALSRSAADLDALKNETGCEIIAVDLADANAARETARAVQPVDLLVNNAGIAVLEPFLDTTVEAFDLTMSVNLRATMIVAQECAKSMIARGAGGSIVNVSSLSANVGFALHAAYCASKGGLDAMTRVMANELGPHGIRVNAVLPTVTMTPMGERAWSDPAKSAPMLARIPMNRFVQPVEVARTIAYLLSDDSSMVSGVSLLVDGGFQSC; encoded by the coding sequence ATGACGACCATCGACAGAAACCGCGAGTTCGCGGGCAAGACCGTGCTCGTCACGGGCGCGGGCAAGGGCATTGGCCATGCGACGGTTCATCTGCTGATCGAACGCGGCGCGCGCGTGATCGCGCTGAGCCGCAGCGCCGCCGATCTCGACGCGTTGAAGAACGAGACGGGTTGCGAAATCATCGCGGTCGATCTCGCCGACGCCAACGCGGCGCGCGAGACTGCGCGCGCCGTGCAACCCGTCGATCTGCTCGTGAACAACGCGGGTATTGCCGTGCTGGAGCCGTTTCTCGACACGACCGTCGAAGCCTTCGATCTGACCATGAGCGTGAATCTGCGCGCCACGATGATCGTCGCGCAGGAGTGCGCGAAAAGCATGATCGCGCGCGGCGCGGGTGGATCGATCGTCAACGTATCGAGCTTGTCGGCGAATGTGGGCTTTGCGTTGCACGCGGCGTATTGCGCATCGAAAGGCGGACTCGACGCGATGACGCGCGTGATGGCCAACGAACTCGGCCCGCACGGCATTCGCGTGAACGCCGTGCTTCCGACCGTCACGATGACGCCGATGGGCGAACGCGCCTGGAGCGATCCCGCCAAATCCGCACCGATGCTCGCGCGCATTCCGATGAACCGTTTTGTTCAGCCGGTGGAAGTGGCGCGCACGATCGCCTATCTGCTCAGCGACGATTCGAGCATGGTGAGCGGAGTGAGCCTGCTGGTCGACGGCGGATTCCAGTCCTGCTGA
- a CDS encoding sugar-binding transcriptional regulator has translation MSKSAPPIAIAEVDDSIDSEEELQARVAWHYYVGNLTQQEIAQRIGSNRVRVNRLLAASRESGLVQITINSKIAPCVALEEALAKRFGLECAVVVPSGANNEANNAALGIGAAAYFAKQIVAGQTIGLGWGRTIRAVLRAMPQRTYGAVSAVSLQGGLSHCPSINTFDIVSDFANICRADGYLFAAPIYVSSQKARDVILQEDTVRETYELARNADLALLTCGDLTESLVVTYGIDNPEQLRTLQKAGAVGDMLGHFMDEDGELIDHPLNRRTVAITLDDLRKIKRVILVSGGKKKFHVTRAALRGRYPSVLVTDEDTARRLCEEP, from the coding sequence ATGAGCAAGAGCGCACCGCCCATCGCCATCGCCGAAGTGGACGATTCCATCGACTCGGAAGAAGAGTTGCAGGCGCGCGTCGCGTGGCATTACTACGTCGGCAATCTGACGCAGCAGGAGATCGCGCAGCGCATCGGCAGCAACCGGGTGCGCGTGAACCGGCTGCTTGCGGCGAGCCGCGAATCCGGCCTCGTGCAGATCACGATCAACAGCAAGATCGCGCCGTGCGTCGCGCTGGAGGAGGCGCTCGCGAAGCGCTTCGGCCTCGAATGCGCGGTGGTGGTGCCGAGCGGCGCGAACAACGAAGCGAACAACGCGGCGCTCGGCATCGGCGCGGCCGCGTACTTCGCCAAGCAGATCGTTGCAGGGCAAACCATCGGCCTGGGCTGGGGCCGCACGATCCGCGCCGTGCTGCGCGCGATGCCGCAGCGCACTTATGGCGCGGTGTCGGCGGTGTCGTTGCAGGGCGGTCTGTCGCATTGCCCGAGCATCAACACGTTCGATATCGTGTCGGACTTCGCGAACATCTGCCGCGCCGATGGTTATCTCTTCGCCGCGCCGATCTACGTGAGCAGTCAGAAAGCGCGCGACGTGATCCTCCAGGAAGACACCGTGCGCGAGACCTATGAACTCGCGCGCAATGCCGACCTCGCATTGCTCACCTGCGGCGATCTGACGGAATCGCTCGTGGTGACCTACGGCATCGACAACCCCGAGCAATTGCGCACGCTGCAAAAGGCGGGCGCCGTCGGCGACATGCTCGGTCATTTCATGGATGAGGACGGCGAGCTGATCGACCATCCGCTGAACCGCCGCACCGTGGCGATCACGCTGGACGATCTGCGCAAGATCAAGCGCGTGATTCTCGTGAGCGGCGGCAAGAAGAAGTTTCATGTGACGCGCGCGGCGTTGCGCGGGCGCTATCCGTCCGTGCTCGTGACCGATGAAGACACCGCGCGACGGCTCTGCGAGGAGCCTTGA
- a CDS encoding carbohydrate ABC transporter permease — MQTTQRAKRARAARKRATVWHFLGLVVVFMSSVFPFYWMVTTSLKSQADALAYPPKWLFSPTFHHYSAALFEHDVAGSLLNSLIIASSTTVLAILLGAPAAYALARYEFRGKEDLWFWFISNRMVSPVVLAVPFFLIATKLDLVDTHIVLILLYLTFSLPIVVWICTDQFRNIPVELDEAARLDGASPWRVFWRINLPLAMPGIVVSAIFAFIFSWNDLLYALVLTRSDAITSPVAATSYMSGYELPWGEIMATGTLIVLPMVIFALLVSGRLVQGLTMGAVK; from the coding sequence TTGCAGACCACGCAACGCGCGAAGCGTGCGCGCGCGGCAAGAAAGCGCGCCACCGTATGGCATTTTCTCGGCCTCGTCGTTGTGTTCATGTCGTCCGTGTTTCCGTTCTACTGGATGGTCACGACGAGCCTGAAAAGCCAGGCCGACGCGCTCGCGTATCCGCCGAAATGGCTGTTCTCGCCGACGTTCCATCACTACTCGGCGGCGCTGTTCGAGCATGACGTCGCGGGCAGTCTCCTGAACTCGCTGATCATCGCGAGCAGCACGACGGTGCTCGCGATCCTGCTCGGCGCGCCCGCGGCGTACGCGCTCGCGCGCTATGAATTCCGCGGCAAGGAAGACCTGTGGTTCTGGTTCATCTCGAACCGCATGGTGAGCCCGGTCGTGCTCGCGGTGCCGTTCTTCCTGATCGCGACGAAGCTCGATCTCGTCGATACCCATATCGTGCTGATTCTGCTCTATCTGACCTTCTCGCTGCCGATCGTCGTATGGATCTGCACGGACCAGTTCCGCAACATTCCCGTGGAACTCGACGAAGCCGCGCGGCTCGATGGCGCATCGCCCTGGCGCGTGTTCTGGCGCATCAACCTGCCGCTCGCGATGCCGGGCATCGTGGTGTCGGCGATCTTCGCTTTCATCTTCTCGTGGAACGACCTGCTCTACGCGCTCGTGCTGACGCGCAGCGACGCGATCACATCGCCCGTCGCCGCGACGAGCTACATGAGCGGCTATGAGTTGCCGTGGGGCGAAATCATGGCGACGGGCACGCTGATCGTGCTGCCGATGGTGATCTTCGCGTTGCTCGTCTCGGGCCGACTGGTGCAAGGCCTGACGATGGGCGCGGTGAAATAG
- a CDS encoding carbohydrate ABC transporter permease: MASPALHARGPRKPARYFGILPRSPAFWFLIPAIAALAIIGVYPLLLALYNSFHQYKLADLASGTPWVGVDNYIATLTDPTFWEALGRTALFLCLTLPIEVALGLFAALLLHRTDLRWMRAAARVSLVIPMATTYAVVGLIGRLLFNRQFGVANYLTGLLGIPPQDWLADPTLAFVSVMIMDIWQWTPFCALILLAGLSMVPKEAEEAARLETPKWSMILWHLQRPYLLPGLTAILILRSADMLKMFDAVFTMTRGGPGAATEFISVYIQRVGFRLFDQGLASAQAIILLILTIVLSRLYIRFVYREAA; the protein is encoded by the coding sequence ATGGCATCACCCGCACTGCACGCGCGAGGACCGCGCAAGCCCGCGCGTTACTTCGGCATCCTGCCGCGTTCGCCCGCCTTCTGGTTCCTGATTCCCGCGATCGCCGCGCTCGCGATCATCGGCGTCTATCCACTGCTGCTCGCGCTCTACAACTCGTTTCATCAGTACAAGCTCGCGGATCTCGCCTCGGGCACGCCATGGGTCGGCGTCGACAACTACATCGCGACGCTGACCGATCCGACCTTCTGGGAAGCACTCGGGCGCACAGCGCTGTTCCTGTGCCTCACGTTGCCGATCGAAGTCGCGCTCGGCCTGTTCGCCGCGCTTCTGCTGCATCGCACGGACCTGCGCTGGATGCGCGCGGCCGCGCGCGTGAGCCTCGTGATCCCGATGGCCACGACCTATGCGGTGGTGGGCCTCATCGGGCGTCTGCTCTTCAACCGGCAGTTCGGCGTGGCGAACTATCTGACGGGCTTGCTCGGCATTCCGCCGCAAGACTGGCTCGCGGACCCGACGCTCGCGTTCGTCTCCGTGATGATCATGGATATCTGGCAGTGGACGCCGTTCTGCGCGCTGATCCTGCTGGCCGGACTCTCGATGGTGCCGAAGGAAGCGGAAGAGGCCGCGCGCCTCGAAACGCCCAAGTGGAGCATGATCCTCTGGCATCTCCAGCGGCCTTACCTGCTGCCGGGCCTGACTGCCATTCTCATTCTCCGTTCCGCCGACATGCTCAAGATGTTCGACGCCGTCTTCACGATGACGCGCGGCGGGCCCGGTGCCGCGACGGAGTTCATCAGCGTCTATATCCAGCGCGTGGGCTTTCGTCTCTTCGATCAGGGCTTGGCATCCGCGCAGGCGATCATCCTGCTCATCCTGACGATCGTGCTATCACGTCTTTATATCCGTTTCGTGTATCGGGAGGCCGCGTGA
- a CDS encoding sugar ABC transporter substrate-binding protein, giving the protein MKKRFIPATQLGPIKHVAAVALLAASAAFAASNAQAWTLKEAAQPYSGTTIKAIFLDRPGYKAAQQLIPQFEKETGIKVRWDVIPYENTREKEVLNFVGGGDQDIVLVDVVWIGEFASNKWLVPIKKFTDDPKLADPNLNLKGFFPILLDSFGTWDKVAYGLPFDNYSGLMFYNKCMLKDAGFDEPPKTWDELLNTYAPKLTKGDKFAFALQSRRGETQSADSFMRVLWPNGGSLLDAKFKSNLMSPQSQAGLEYRQKLMKYMPPGIVDFDHAEAVNALAQGQVAMITEWSAFYPTLTDPSKSKLGNCLAITTEPKGPAGLKPALGGFSLAVNAKSNAKKQAASWLFIQWITSEAMAKPYLEAGGVPARMAIYQDKAVQDKYPFVKPMVESWQGGVPDYRPRFPEWPAVSEVIGEWGSKMMLGQVTVKEGAQTIGQKTEDILKKAGYYDGKKPLLK; this is encoded by the coding sequence ATGAAGAAGCGCTTCATCCCGGCCACGCAACTCGGCCCGATCAAACACGTCGCCGCGGTCGCGCTATTGGCGGCGAGCGCGGCGTTCGCCGCCTCGAATGCGCAGGCCTGGACTCTGAAGGAAGCGGCTCAGCCATATTCGGGCACCACGATCAAGGCCATCTTTCTTGACCGGCCGGGCTACAAGGCGGCGCAGCAACTGATCCCGCAGTTCGAGAAAGAGACGGGCATCAAGGTGCGCTGGGACGTGATCCCGTACGAGAACACGCGTGAGAAGGAAGTGCTCAACTTCGTCGGCGGCGGCGATCAGGACATCGTGCTCGTCGACGTGGTGTGGATCGGTGAATTCGCGAGCAACAAATGGCTCGTGCCGATCAAGAAGTTCACCGACGACCCGAAGCTCGCGGACCCGAACCTTAACCTCAAGGGCTTCTTCCCGATCCTGCTCGATTCGTTCGGCACATGGGACAAGGTCGCCTACGGCCTGCCGTTCGATAACTATTCGGGCCTCATGTTCTACAACAAGTGCATGCTGAAGGACGCAGGCTTCGACGAGCCGCCGAAGACCTGGGACGAGCTGCTCAACACTTACGCGCCGAAGCTCACGAAGGGCGACAAGTTCGCGTTCGCGCTGCAATCGCGGCGCGGCGAAACGCAATCGGCGGATAGCTTCATGCGCGTGCTGTGGCCGAACGGCGGCTCGCTGCTCGACGCGAAGTTCAAGTCGAACCTGATGTCGCCGCAATCGCAGGCGGGCCTGGAATATCGGCAGAAGCTGATGAAGTACATGCCGCCGGGCATCGTCGATTTCGATCATGCGGAAGCGGTGAATGCGCTCGCGCAAGGTCAGGTCGCGATGATCACCGAATGGTCCGCGTTCTATCCGACGCTCACCGATCCCAGCAAGTCCAAGCTCGGCAACTGTCTTGCGATCACCACCGAACCGAAGGGCCCCGCTGGTCTGAAGCCCGCGCTCGGCGGCTTCTCGCTCGCGGTGAACGCGAAGTCGAATGCGAAGAAGCAGGCGGCGTCGTGGCTGTTCATCCAATGGATCACGTCCGAAGCCATGGCGAAGCCTTACCTCGAAGCGGGCGGCGTGCCGGCGCGCATGGCTATCTATCAGGACAAGGCCGTGCAGGACAAGTATCCGTTCGTCAAGCCGATGGTCGAATCGTGGCAAGGCGGCGTGCCGGATTATCGTCCGCGCTTCCCCGAATGGCCGGCGGTGTCGGAAGTCATCGGAGAATGGGGCAGCAAGATGATGCTCGGTCAGGTGACGGTGAAGGAGGGCGCGCAGACCATCGGTCAGAAGACCGAGGACATCCTGAAGAAAGCGGGCTATTACGACGGCAAGAAGCCCTTGCTGAAGTAA
- a CDS encoding ABC transporter ATP-binding protein, translating into MSAVHLQQIRKTFAGVEVLKGIDIEVTDREFMVFVGPSGCGKSTLLRTIAGLERSDSGQVLIGGEDVTDLEPSQRGVAMVFQSYALYPHMSVYENIAFGLRMLKLPEAQIKERVHRAAEILQIGQLLERRPRALSGGQRQRVAIGRSIVREPKVFLFDEPLSNLDAALRVQMRLELIKLHKQLNATMIYVTHDQTEAMTMADRIVVLNHGRVEQIGSPLELYRTPHNRFVAGFIGSPKMNFMDVRVMRVDAAGVTIELPGGETLTLPFAGSSVKAGETLTLGIRPEHFIEASGGDIDSGLTGEVMVIEHLGGETLLHLRLPNELVIQVKGSGESTAVEGQRLNAGFSIRHVHLFREDGSALERMRPVAQTATA; encoded by the coding sequence ATGAGCGCAGTTCATTTGCAGCAGATCCGCAAGACCTTTGCGGGCGTGGAGGTGTTGAAGGGCATCGACATCGAAGTGACCGATCGCGAGTTCATGGTTTTCGTCGGTCCTTCGGGCTGCGGAAAATCCACCTTGCTGCGCACCATCGCCGGACTCGAACGCAGCGATTCAGGCCAGGTCCTGATCGGCGGCGAGGACGTCACCGATCTCGAACCATCGCAACGCGGCGTCGCGATGGTGTTTCAGTCGTATGCGCTCTATCCGCACATGTCGGTGTACGAGAACATCGCGTTCGGGCTGCGCATGCTCAAGCTGCCCGAAGCGCAGATCAAGGAACGCGTGCATCGCGCGGCGGAGATTCTGCAGATCGGTCAGTTGCTCGAACGGCGTCCGCGCGCGCTGTCGGGCGGACAGCGTCAGCGCGTCGCCATCGGCCGCTCGATCGTGCGCGAGCCGAAAGTCTTTCTCTTCGACGAACCGCTCTCCAATCTCGATGCCGCCTTGCGCGTGCAGATGCGCCTCGAACTCATCAAGCTGCACAAGCAACTCAACGCAACGATGATCTACGTCACGCACGATCAGACCGAAGCCATGACCATGGCCGATCGCATCGTCGTGCTGAATCACGGGCGTGTCGAGCAGATCGGTTCGCCGCTGGAGCTGTATCGCACGCCGCATAACCGTTTCGTCGCGGGCTTTATCGGCTCGCCGAAGATGAACTTCATGGACGTGCGGGTGATGCGCGTCGATGCGGCGGGCGTCACTATCGAGCTGCCCGGCGGCGAGACGCTCACGCTGCCGTTCGCGGGATCGTCGGTGAAGGCGGGCGAGACGCTCACGCTCGGCATCCGGCCCGAGCATTTCATCGAAGCGAGCGGCGGCGATATCGACAGCGGTCTCACCGGCGAAGTCATGGTGATCGAGCATCTCGGCGGCGAGACGCTGTTGCATCTGCGGCTGCCGAACGAACTCGTGATTCAGGTGAAGGGTTCGGGCGAATCGACGGCGGTGGAAGGACAGCGGCTGAATGCGGGCTTCAGCATCCGGCACGTGCATCTGTTCCGCGAGGACGGCAGCGCGCTGGAACGCATGCGGCCGGTCGCGCAGACGGCGACCGCCTGA
- a CDS encoding spore coat U domain-containing protein: MRRQSIAVSFVSLALATGPLIPSGVGAATRTTTFTVSLTLQNDCQIAANPLNFGNSGVIAANIDQTTTLSVTCSNGAAYNVGLDAGSVTGSTIPNRLLSGTGTPAPTVGYQLYRDAARTLVWGQTVGTDTQSGTGTGAAQTLTVYGRVAPQNTPAAGTYTSTVTATITF; the protein is encoded by the coding sequence ATGCGTCGTCAGTCGATCGCGGTTTCATTCGTATCACTCGCGCTGGCCACCGGGCCGCTCATTCCATCCGGCGTCGGCGCGGCCACCCGCACCACCACTTTCACGGTGTCCCTCACGCTTCAGAACGATTGCCAGATCGCGGCCAATCCGCTGAACTTCGGCAATTCGGGCGTCATCGCGGCGAACATCGACCAGACTACGACGCTTTCGGTCACCTGCTCCAATGGCGCCGCGTATAACGTCGGCCTGGACGCGGGCTCGGTCACCGGCTCGACCATTCCGAACCGCCTGCTTTCGGGCACCGGCACGCCCGCGCCGACGGTCGGCTACCAGCTCTATAGGGATGCCGCGCGCACGCTCGTCTGGGGGCAGACGGTCGGCACCGACACGCAATCGGGCACCGGCACGGGCGCCGCGCAGACTTTGACGGTCTATGGTCGCGTCGCGCCGCAGAACACGCCCGCCGCCGGCACGTATACGTCGACCGTCACCGCGACCATTACTTTCTAG